TTCTCCTGACGTACCGTGTCGCCATCCCAATTTCTTTCCTGAGAGTGCATCATGGACCCCTGTTTGCTCTCACTTGCTGATGCCAGATCTAAAAGCCTGAGCCGCAGTCCAGTCTGGACCAATAATGGTTGAGCTCCAGCACAGCCCCAAGCGGCTAGGGGGAAATCTGGTGGACCTTCCTCTTCCAGCCCTTTTCAGCTAGTTAGTTAGCTTAGCACTGTTCGGTCTACTTAGACACGGCTTTACATACAGAAGGACACACAGGAAGTCAGAGGTAAAAGGTGTACAGCATCAACAAAGTCTAATCTGggaatgtttgttttcaagccAATTATCATTAGGTGCAAAGAAGCACACCTCATCCGGTTAATTAACTATATCTGCCAGTCAAAAGAGACATTGTTCAAAGTAAAACTTCAAAGTATGTGTGCAAAGGCCTCAAATCCTCCATCTGTAATTCAATTTCCCCTTGATACACCTTGATTGAACGGATATCGCTTGAGCACCCCTTCTCTACCGCACACACACCTCCCAACCATTTCCATGTCTGACAGTTAAAAGGCctacacagagagaaagagcaggcAGCTCATTGTGCGTTTTAAAGCGCTAACTAGGCCACTTAGCACCCCGTGACGCTGATCTGATCCCCGAGGCGCTGAACTTGGCAGCCGGCCCTCCTCCTTTCGCTCTTTCCTTTTCCCTCGCCATGGGAACCAGGCCATCCTTAATGACGCAGGAGTGCTCCGCCGGATCCCACAATGCAAAGGGGGCTGACATCTGTCTTGCTAAGTGGTGAACTCTCTTATGCACCTTGTTTGTTCAATCaacacagccccccccccccttctcctccttcagtatgcccattttctttttttatctccctttttttgttgaagaaaataaaagacaaaagattgATAGAAGAGTGGTACAGACTTTGGAAAGAATAGATAGTGAGATCATGACTCTCCCTTTACCAACATCATTACACACAACAGCACAGTGGGTACATTATTACAGATAGCAAGTGCACCATTGTAGAACGACAGAGATAGATGACTGACCAGAGTGCAGGCTATAGTTATTAATTACTCAGATTCTTGCTTTTTACAAACAACCTTCTTTAATACGAGGGCTTAGAGTTGTGAAAGCAGAATGTGATCAGTCAGCACGGCTCCGTGAGCCTCTCAACCTCTCCGCCTTCtgcagattttgaaaaaaacagtgcCTGATTAAAAGTGGCCCCTAATTCCTCATAGTAAAGACCTGGGCAAATATTTGTCCCATCAATCTCAGAAAATATAGTCATCAACCCAAGATGTTAATCACATGCTAATAGAATCCAAGGGACTCCGTGCACCCCATAGTGCAATGGACGCTTTCACTTTTTCAGAAAGCCTACGTGAATGCAAATGGCCATCTAAACAGTCATTTTGACAGCATGCCAAGGCATCGTAAAGAGCCCCCTTCTTTATGCTCCTCTGGGAATGTATGTAGGGACGTGTGGGATGAGTTCACTCTACCAGGCCCAGGTGCCAGggtataaatgaataatagGTTTTATGGGCcctaactgaaaaaaaaaagcacatacgCACATAATCACACATGCCCACTCACTCAAGTGCATCTGTGGTGAATGATGTTCAAATTCCCACAACTAAACTGAAAAGAGATTGGGCATGAGAATAGGTGGTTCCTATACATAATTCAGGGGTTCATGCTTAAACAATTATGTTTGCTTACTGCTAAGTACTCATGCTCAATAGCTCGTTTGCTCTCTAGTTTGGGGCTTTCAGATGTAAGTGCTATGTGCTAAAAGTTGGTGGAACACagctttttaataaaatataggAGCTGACACTTGAGCGCTTGAATACGAGAGTGGgtggaaataaacaacaaatgctCTTCATGTTTTTACTTGAGCTTTGCATGCAAACTAAATTGCACTTGTAAATCTAACTAGTGTTGGCAGGAAATTAATTAGCAATGCCAGGCAAAATCGATAAAATAgcacattttaatcacaatgtTACCGATCACAATATTTCAGTTTAGATTAATCTAAACAGATGTTTTGAACAGTAACACAAGTCCAGTGTGGATAGCTTAATGTGTTGCAACAGGAAAGTGCATGACCAAAATATAGGTCATTTTGTCAATCAGTGGTAGAATAGACCACCAGAATGTTTTACTCTGAATAACACATTCAGActcataaatgaaaagataaaaaattcATATGTGAATATTCATTACCAATGTCTAAATAATGATGACACAAGTTGGAACAGTTACGGGTGTATGGCCGCTGCACTCTTCTCTTCTCGGCCCGTCTCACATTTGCACTCCTCCACCACCATCACTTGTTTCTCCCAGACCTTTGCCCCACAGTGCAGGGGCACAGCTACGGTGCGAGCTTTGGATGGGGCGCACCGAGAGCAGGGGGTCCGGTGGTGGAGGGCCCCTGTCCCAGTACCCAGCCCGGCAAACTCCCCTTCAGACGGGACAAACAGGGAGCTGCACTGGCCGAAACACAGCTTGTTGTGCACTGTTACAGTGCTGCATCCGTCTGCCGTCACACgctgagaggagagggaggggcgAGAACAGGAAATATATAATGTTAATTTACCTCTGAGGGTGTAAAAAGCAACACTATGGGTTTATGTAACTCCGCACCATCACAGTTAATCCTCCACCAAAGCCATAATCAACTTTATGAGGGAACAGACATTTTTCTTATCGTCACTAAAAAAATTTCATCCagctcattttaatgctcttgtTCATGCATTGCATGGACATCTATTTGGCAGAGAAAGGAAATAACATTTCTGGTATAAcacatgataaaataaataacttaccTGAGTAAAAGGTACAGCAGTGCACGTCTGTTTAGTGTCCTTCAGGTTTACTGGCAGGGGCATCTTCTCTCCTTTATTTATGGCTCTCTGCCACATCTGCAGGCCTTGCCTCCTCTTTAGCTCCAGCACAGTGGGGCTTTTAGGGTGTAGGTTGTGTAGTGGACTGACCGGGGTCCTGGAGGCCGGGGCCAGACCTGGACGTCCGTGAGACAAGAAAGCAGGGAAGGACAATCTGGAGCTGAGGGAGGGGACTCTTCTCGGGGTCAGCCCCCCTCTGATGAACCCTGAGTGGGCCAGGGCACGAGGGTCCAGCTGCACAACCTTCACTATTCCCTGGACAGGTTCATCCGGTCCGCTGCCAGATGACTCAAGTTCGACTCTTGAGCCTTTGATATTGTTGTCAAAAGAATTGTGAGGAAATGTAAAAGCTACAGCTGTCCAACTAGACAAAATGACAAGGCTAATAGTGAAAGccatttttgacaaaaaaaagggatggTTCTCAGAATGGAAATTATGCAAATCCTGACtaattaaataacaaacaaacaaaactaaaaaatatatatatagttaaattaaaaaaaagtatttgtataGTGGTCCAAGGTTCCAAATGGTAACCTTGCTGTCAGTGCTTCTGCCAGTGTGATGGAGGGAGTCTTTTATATAGgtggctgccaactctcacctGTGCTTTAACGCAAAGAAGGTGTCGCAATTCCCACACCAGACCAGACATCACACCAAGCTTAAAACTCCAGGTCGTGGATGTATGCCAGACAGAGGATTTCGGTTTCAAGGTGAtcgttaaaaaaagaaagaaaaagaaaaaaagtcatatatcCTCGAGGTTCAAACTAACCTGATTCTGTGGatgtcaattatttttattttgctagagttttatttattcatccaaAAAGATGAAATCGCAGTATCCCTGTGCTACATGAGGTGGAGGATTCTTCCAATCtataatttcttattttaagtttgAATGATGGTGGTGGAGAACGCTGCCTAACACATCACT
The sequence above is drawn from the Etheostoma cragini isolate CJK2018 chromosome 2, CSU_Ecrag_1.0, whole genome shotgun sequence genome and encodes:
- the dand5 gene encoding DAN domain family member 5 — protein: MAFTISLVILSSWTAVAFTFPHNSFDNNIKGSRVELESSGSGPDEPVQGIVKVVQLDPRALAHSGFIRGGLTPRRVPSLSSRLSFPAFLSHGRPGLAPASRTPVSPLHNLHPKSPTVLELKRRQGLQMWQRAINKGEKMPLPVNLKDTKQTCTAVPFTQRVTADGCSTVTVHNKLCFGQCSSLFVPSEGEFAGLGTGTGALHHRTPCSRCAPSKARTVAVPLHCGAKVWEKQVMVVEECKCETGREEKSAAAIHP